A portion of the Musa acuminata AAA Group cultivar baxijiao chromosome BXJ1-1, Cavendish_Baxijiao_AAA, whole genome shotgun sequence genome contains these proteins:
- the LOC135675220 gene encoding uncharacterized protein LOC135675220 — protein sequence MWSFARNMVAGKFGSENTCAKSSMSNPDCSDDEISSCTSKEEGLECPICWESFNIVENVPYVLWCGHTLCKNCVLGLKWAVVKLPTVPIQLPFIISCPWCNTLSLRLIYKGNLTFPRKNYFLLWMVESMNCDRPRSDSIHEEHHPVWPSAGNQPRGSHGFQHHIIRRTPNMHAEHLDHNQTDAGSANNYFNMERIHASLCKSLALFVQFTAKFPLVIIFLLIVLYAIPASVAILVLYILITVLFALPSFLMLYFAYPTLDWLVREILT from the coding sequence ATGTGGAGTTTTGCTAGGAATATGGTTGCTGGAAAATTTGGCTCCGAGAACACCTGTGCAAAATCAAGCATGTCTAATCCTGATTGTTCCGATGATGAGATTTCTTCCTGCACCAGTAAAGAAGAAGGCTTGGAGTGCCCAATTTGTTGGGAATCATTTAATATCGTAGAGAATGTGCCTTATGTCCTATGGTGTGGGCACACTCTATGCAAGAATTGCGTCCTGGGACTCAAGTGGGCTGTAGTCAAACTTCCGACTGTACCAATCCAGCTACCGTTCATCATCTCCTGCCCATGGTGCAATACGTTGTCTCTGCGGTTGATTTACAAGGGTAATCTCACATTTCCCCGGAAAAACTACTTCCTTCTCTGGATGGTTGAGAGCATGAATTGTGATAGGCCAAGATCTGACTCCATTCATGAGGAACACCATCCTGTGTGGCCTTCAGCTGGCAACCAGCCACGGGGAAGTCATGGTTTCCAGCACCATATCATCCGAAGAACTCCAAACATGCATGCAGAACACTTGGACCACAACCAAACTGATGCAGGCTCCGCTAATAATTACTTCAATATGGAGCGGATCCATGCTTCCTTATGCAAGTCACTAGCTCTCTTTGTACAATTTACAGCCAAGTTTCCACTTGTGATCATCTTCCTTCTCATAGTCCTTTATGCCATCCCTGCAAGTGTTGCCATCTTAGTTCTGTATATCCTCATCACTGTCCTGTTTGCCTTGCCTTCCTTTCTGATGCTATACTTTGCTTACCCTACCTTGGATTGGCTTGTGAGAGAAATTCTTACTTGA
- the LOC135675209 gene encoding uncharacterized protein At1g01500-like, whose protein sequence is MKKQNKKWSMNCLSVVSASTSFLKNKQITSAEMNLPTFEHQVKVMLDSMPEDDTTELKKEMDTEDALQLSEDRGHKQETDLDIDYGDIYMRAEFLEEDSELSWFNAGVRVGVWIGLGICLGIGISVGLLVCSYQATTRNFKRRLIRCWDKNFHSCSSYQNHNHLSLFRTLV, encoded by the exons ATGAAGAAACAGAACAAGAAATGGAGCATGAATTGTCTATCTGTAGTCTCAGCCAGTACGAGCTTTCTGAAAAATAAGCAAATTACGAGTGCAGAGATGAATTTGCCTACATTTGAG CATCAGGTGAAGGTTATGCTGGATTCCATGCCGGAGGATGACACAACAGAATTGAAGAAAGAAATGGATACTGAGGATGCTTTGCAG TTATCAGAAGATCGAGGCCACAAACAAGAAACTGATTTGGACATTGACTATGGCGACATATACATGAGAGCTGAGTTTCTGGAAGAAGACAGTGAACTTTCATGGTTCAATGCTGGAGTGAGAGTAGGCGTGTGGATTGGTCTTGGTATTTGCCTTGGCATTGGAATCAGTGTTGGTTTGTTGGTCTGCTCCTATCAAGCCACCACCCGAAACTTCAAGAGGCGGCTCATCCGATGCTGGGACAAAAACTTTCATAGTTGCAGCAGTTATCAGAATCACAATCACCTGTCTCTGTTTAGAACCCTTGTTTGA